One Plasmodium yoelii strain 17X genome assembly, chromosome: 5 genomic window, taaatttattttgaaagatgaaaaaaattatatttcttcgaaattctttaaataaattaaaaacatattttttttttaaaaaaacctTAATTGTTCAGGAAAAAATGTCCATATATCTCTTATGCATAGCTGATGCAattttattactaaaaaaaatataataaaaaaaaacaaccaTTAAAAAGACCCAGTAACATTAGTTTGATGTATAAACTcattaaaatatgtacatatgtAAGCGAAATAATATCGAATAAACCTtcatacaaaataataaatgtctTTTTGAGAATAACTGTAGCCTATTATTGAgggatattatttttcatcaCCCCTTAAATTCGTCTATCTCAATTTCTATTCCTCTctattataaatgtatatgtatTCAATCGTGTACAATGCTCAATCATGTGTAGTGAtagaataatattaaatttcattatttaaaagtAGTTAACTAGAGTATATTCGAAAGTTtagtttaaaaaataattcatcaaaagaagaaaaaaaaaaaaaaaaaattatgggCATGCCATTTTGCATTTTATAATCGATAAATACGTAGACGCtatataacattaaaattaaaatttaaaaatttacaatAACACTAAAACATATACGCATattatacatgtatataagaataaatattaatggGTATTGCATGTGCACACacacaaaaattatatttatggaTAACCATTATAATAGTGATAATCCATTTCATTTAGCATAATTTTAGgattattatttccataaAGTTTGTATGGATTGTTCATTAAATGCATATTTCGattgtttaaataattattatagttGTATTTTTCATTTCCCATATAATCATATACAGCATTTTGCAAATTTGATAAATAAGAAATTAAATTGTTCTGATAATGCATAACATCCttgttaaaattatttgtttttttaatatttttgctattaataaaattgttattatgGTTAAAGTTATAGTTTTTATTTCCAGTATTATTTATgtgataaaatttttttgatgCATTTTGCATTCCATGAAAATCTCTAAAATTGTAATATGAATTTTGAACAAAATGTCCATAATGGGGTTCCATATGTCCTTTTGCAATATCATTGTTATTTAAATTCATGACTTGttgattcattttatttttcttattattgtttttgtttttactgtttttctttttctttttatccTCGTTTCCGTTAATAGGTGTGTCATTTAAAACACAcaaatttttgttatttgcTACCTctgattcatttttttcattattttcaacGGATTCATTCAATTtgcttttattattattatgcaaCGTAGTTTTTGGCCCTTTGTTTTGTTTCAATGTGTAATTATAATTGCTTAAGTTAAATTTACCATTGTTGCTATCATTAGTGTTGTTATTACTAATGGTAGTAGTAATCAATGTGGTCCTAAGTTTTGGGGccaatttattattatcattatgaGTTTGTATGCTATTTTTGTTTTCTTCGGcgtttttatcatttttttcagcCAATTCTCTAAGCTTGGAAGAATTTTTATTAGTATTTTCTTGGCCCTGATTTGAATTGTTCTTCAAAataccttttttttttccattttgtgaaaagttatttttattgttttgtttttttttcatgtttgtagatatatttttgttatattcTTTTTGATTGCTCTTTACCTGAAGATTATTATGTTCggaaatatttacatttgtTTTTCTATTTTCTTTCACATTTTCCTCTtcttgtaatatttttttctttaattttctgtacgttttttttttctccttttCCTCCTCAACAATATAATCATATTTAAACTTGGatataatatcatttttgtacatatattttattaaatagaaaaatattccACCTGTTGTTCTTTTCCCTTGTTTATTAGCTAATTCGATACCTCCATAATTTTGTATCAAAATGGTTTTTTCTAATAAACTTAATGAAATATAAACACCTAACGCATCAACAACTCTCTTAATTTGATCTTTATTTCGTTCTTTCAAAATAGTACTAATAGTTGTTGTTAAAATGtcttttatcattttattatcattatataattCTTTAGGATCCATTTTGTTTTCATCAACTATTTCTAATGAATTTATTGCATCACTATGAACATTTTTTGTTCCTTCTTCGATATCTTTTTTATCgacattttcattttttgttgaTTCTATAGATGCGTTTTGTTCattcttattattttcaggttcatttatttctatatactCTTTTTTCTCATCAACATTATCAGATTTAATTAGGCTCATTGTCTCATTTAACAAACCATTTGGATCATTTGGactaaaattttcatttacatattttgttaagaattttttaatatctttaaattttttaattcgtgCTATATCTAAAGGactcatattatatatatcttttttttgaataaaacttttatttttagccaaaattttaacattttctaAAACTCCTCCTAAACAGGCTGAATGTATTGGTAATCTGTTATGTacatcaaatatatttatatctgcCTTTTCatcataaattaaaaattttaaataatctgAATTATTTCTATAAGCAGCATAATGTAAAGCTGTTCTATTTGATAAATCAGTATCATTTATCTTTGCTCCATATTTAAGCAAAAGTTTTGTAATATCTTTATTTCCTTTGATAGCGGCAAAATGTATGCACATACTAGCCGTTGTTTTCCCTCTATTTGGAGACAATGAATGAGGTAATAAAGCATGTATAtttgcattattttttaataacaatTCGGTGATATCTTTATGCATTTTTGTTACTGCGATATGTAATGGAGtccaatttttataatcagATACATTTACTTTAGctccattttttattaacagtTCACAAATATCATAATATCCACCTGCACATGCATAATGTAAAGCTCTTCTACcaattttatcataataattaatgTCAGCAACTTTTTCTAAACATTTTCTCACAACAGTTATATTATCTAAATATGCACCATGAAGTAAAGCTCTGTTTATATCTGGTAAACCTAAACCGGGGGGTATGgtaatattcattttattgtTTTCTCCAAACATGTTATTTCCACACGATGTATCTACTTTAGTTTCATTTCCAATATTTTCGGTATCTTCTTCTgtatccatttttttactaatttctttattttgcTTGGTATCCTCTACATTGCTATTGTTTTGGGTTTCCTCTTTGGATTTAtcgtttttattttcattcaaCAATTTGTTAAACTTATCATAGTCttctataatatttttgtttgatTCATCGAAAATttcttcaatatttttttcgacgtttttatccatattattatcattacttaaaaatgaaaaattttcTTTCTCATCTTTTTCTATAGATGCAATAGCATTTAAATTTTCAGagttaatattaattttaaaaatattactcAATTCTTCAGTATTATCGTTCatattatttgatgaaaattcATTTAAAACATTCATTAAATACTTATTGCCATAATTTTTTACACAATAATCTATAAACTTATGTATTTCTTTATTAACTTCTAAATTTTGAGTCTTTCCTTTCTCAGTAGATGTGTCTTGTTGGACATTTTTATCCTTTTCATTAACTGTCgcattattttgtttattcataatatatttttcacctATGTTACGATTTGCTGCaatgtttttgtttttattttcgtTTTTATTTTCGTTTTTTGTCTTAGGTATTTGATGGGTATTATACTTGTTATAAAAGTTGGTTCCCATATTTGTAATATCATGATATGGATTATTTGGGTATACAATGTTTTGGTAAGGAagcatataatttaaatcgtTTCGATTCATTTTCATGTTCCATAGcccatttaaattatttagtTGCATTTCTGTTCCATTATTATTTCTATAATCAGGGTTGTTCGTATGATAAGATGATTTCATGGAagcattattttttgtatattttttcttaatcTTAATAGaagcatttttatttaaatcattttgtTCTTTCTCTTTATTTAATGTAACACTGTTTTGttctttttcaatatttCCTTGATCTATGCATATATCATTATTcgatttttcttttttattttgtggtAAATCTGAATTGTctttatgcattttttttccacTATCATAGGATATATGCTTGTTCAATCGATAATTTAAagaattttgtttatatgcatttttattatttttccctAAAACATTATgcccattattattatttccattgTAATTGCTAGCTTGATtcatgttatttatataattattgtaATGCATACCATTCATATTGTATACTCCTTGTAGCTTCATCATATTCTCCATTAAAATGTTCCTTTGTGAATCGTTTCCATAGTATCCAGGATTATTCATATTGTTAAATGTTGCATCTggatattgaaaataatagcatttatttaaattataaacatCTAAAGGATtgtacatataatttaaatatgcatgtttgtttttatcataattacATTTATTATCTTCTCCATTTGGCATTTGCACAAACTTGTTTTCCATCGCATTATTCATTATGTCCATATAATAACTATTAATCATTTGATTATttgcattaaaattattagcTAAAATGCTTGAAGGTgcataattaaaattatctttatttaaattgccatttttcatattataaattttgtgattagtattattattaaaattgatATCCTTATTTTTctgaaaatttatttttttgtcttttgttttttcattcatatttaatcctttttttttctttccgCCTGATGCTTGTTGTGTCCATACATTAAGATCACTAGTTGAAGGATTTTTGCTACTTTGtgctttattattatatttttttaaactttttTTCCCAATATTTTTTCCTTCAATACCGTTACTTTCAATACTAATTGCTGTTGTAATCGTTTCATTTTCATTGCTATTAATATTGACATCGTTATTATCTGTTACTttagtaatattattttttacgcTGCCTTTAGTTGCATCCATGTCTTTCTTTAATTGTtcattatttgtattattatttttttccttttttttatttatttttttatttttcttcgTATTATCTTCATTAATTTGGTTTCCTACAATATCATCCTTTTTCTCTTCATTTAATAAactgtttttattattattttcggAGTCCTTTTTCTTCAAggtgtttttattttgttccttgttattctttttataaaatcCAGTATTCTTATTATTAGTgttgttatttttaacactattattattattattaacatttttgtTCGTAGAAAGGTTCCCTTTGgtattattatcttttttgTTTCCAGTATTTGGAGTCatagtatttttattttgttctttctttatttttccttctatttctattttattaGTGTTATTATCTTTTTCGTTAATTGTAATTTTCTGTGAATTTGATTCATCCTTTACTACGTCTTTACCTTCAACTTCTTGATCATTTTTAGTTACACAATTGGtggtattattatttgatttttcattattactGCATACTTTGGGATCTTTCAGCTTTTCTTGGGAAACATTCACATCTTTTTTTTCCCCATTATCATCTGCAACTACAGtattatcatttatactcgtatttttttcttcaatattttttacgcTTTCCTCTTTTACTGTGTTTTCTATGCTCATCGTTACTTTTTGTCGTactttctctttttttttattttaaataaaaaaacatattccTTTGGGTATACACACCTATTTGGTTATGCGGACCTCTTATGtctgtatataataatatgcatatctACGTGCATAAATGCATGCGCATATAATTATGCGTAGTTATAATTTCCATTCAAATTGTGGTATTTTAAATACCTTCCCTATTTAATTAAAGAGCTCGGaatgtttatttttgaaaagtTCTATGTATTTTGCCAATTAgccatgcatacatatatataaatgcatTTTTTCTAGAATTTCAACGtaatgaatttattaaaacacaatatgcataaaaatatattatttgggCATATAtgtgtacatatattttttatatttcttaaaaatgtgtaaaaatgttatataataatagttaTGAAGTTTTGGATTATCATATAATCTTAACTACAAAAATATACTCATTCACATTCAAGttgcaaaaaaattaaaagtaataatatgtatttcatacaaaaaaatatcctTTATCTTATGTTCAAATATTCTCAGagatatgttatatatatatatataaatatatctttaaattatattacaaatgatcattataaaaaaaaatattttattcttatatcAGCTTAACGTTAtcaaaacatatatttttttaagatgGGTTTTTGCTatttaaaacttaaatattgttaatattatGATTGTTTTGTTTTGATATAAAGATTTTTAGCATGAttattgctttttttttttatccaaTAATTGTGTATACATAATAGtgtatttaacattttttgtttttttgtgtaTGTGCGCCAAAAAACATTTTTCACATATGTTGATTATATAAGGCCATATTTAactgattaaaataaaatatatattattatgaataATGTGCTTATCCACCTAATAATTGTGCATTacacctttttttttttattatgtatatttttttttttccctatTCCAAAGCTATTTAAGAAGAACAAagctatttttattaacaaatcaTAATTTAATAGCTATACCTAgctttatatattattatatgttcatatttataattatatttttaaaaatattttatattgtattatttctAATTTTTCACGCTTTAATAATATGAAGGATTATTGAATATACATGAGCAAATATTTTATGCCACAAGTATATTTTGGTTTTTCGGTCATcggtatatatttaaaaatatatatatacacaatatataataatgctaaaataaaaaaacacacATAATGAAAGTACTGCGGAAAGCTAACAATCAAAATGGCTATATAGCTAAATAGCtaattttatagttttttttgttcatgtaatttttacataaattcttaaaataaaaaaaatgtaaagccATTAATGTTATGTTAtactatataaattaatgataaaaattgcACACCAATTTGGTATTTCATAGTtcttaataataaaatattcataatgTTTATAAGGATTATATTATCAATAAAAACGCGTAATATACCCCGTTTCATCATTgagtattattataaaattgagAATAGTTTTGTTGTAAAACATTTTGCAATATATATAGCCATATATTtcaatataaaacaaaaagtgtgaattatatataatccATTGATGTACCCATTATAAATGTGCGATTTATATATCCATACACATATTGTGATTAATacaaatatgtttttttcattatgaatacaaattatattattttgtgaaATTTAATACACTTCATAAATAACAAAACATACATTTGGGCAGTTTAATATGCACACTTCCTATCCTAATACATACAAGACAATTGAATagtaaatatgaatatttataaaaagctctgaaaattattaaaatattaacaatgaatatacatatattaatactcTTGTTTTTTTTGGGGGGAGggtaaaattatagtattaaTTTTAGTGGTatgttataaaataattaagaagattttctttttcatttttaactAAAAAAACACGAGAATAACAttgtaaatataaacaaaattacaataacaatttttgaaaataaaatttcataaaGTTGTCtaaaaacttataatttatatttttaaaacggTATGAATATACAATTCATCTTTTTGAGCTTTTGCAAACAAATACCATACAATCTTCAATTAAATAAATCTCCTATATAGTTTAATGCAATTGTTATGTtacatgtatgtatatataataaaaacaggattctatatatattttttttttctaattatTTATACACATTCTTACATACAATCTTAAGTACATAAAATAGTATATGAATTATTaaggttttttttttaaacccatattaaaaaattacaaccATTAGTAATTTGtgtgtattaaaaaaacagCAACAAAGTGATACCAATCATCATatgtagtatatatatacaaaataataatatgaattaaattATGGGGTTTGACGCTTCGAGTATATATCATATGATGTGTTTTGTGGCGTCAGAGgggtattttttttctaatatatacatataatattatatatgtacatggttatatatatgcaatggTATTAACAATTTAGCCCTCctctatataatatttaaatagttcttttatttgtttttgagaaccgtattatatatataattttatagaaaCTTATTCATAGCCTATATtacaaatattaattaaaaattctgTATAAATCCATGCATAAGAAAGgaagcataataataataattgtattaaagtaaaattataaatgaataaaatattgaaattttattataataaatttcatTGCTATAacttctttatatatatatattttttaataaataaaatgataatgtATGCAACTATAAATAAGTTTCAATTAAACAtgcaaacaaaatatttgtttattaaattaagcatttttaaaaatacaaaaaataattctttaATATAGTGATTATTATTTAGCCATAAGAATAAATATGACATATACAAATTTTTGATGTTATAAATATCAACTTAGaactattattttattactttttttgtattaacatgcaggatataaaaaaaaagaaaaattgttcatattttttctaaggaataaaaaaaatatgctttTTGAGGGATAAATTGTAGTTATTTTGCCATTaagtttttataaaaaattaatttgttaaaaattaataaatatcttTTATGTAGGAGATATTAatggaaaaagaaaaaaaggtACTTATTAGATATACAAATAAACccgaaataaaaatgttccCTTCCGTTTGAAGCTGCATGTTATcgtataataaatttttatttattaagaTTTTTTGTTTCAAAATAGCGGTacaaatttttttcatccaCATCGCGTCTCTTTTGTAtgcattaaatatatgcagtattattattatgacaaaaaaaaaacgtatACTATCATAAATAATTCCATTTAAATATGGGGCATTTGtatgaatataaaatgtgTCTGAATAATATCTTTTAATGAATTATTCTTTGTATcaatgttttttatatttttttaataatgattaattttttttttgaaataaatattatattttaaggaAATTTTGAAGAAAGcatttcttaaaaaaaaaaaaaaaaaaaaaaaaaaaaaaaattatgtaaataaAGCCATTTTATTTCGTTcatccttttttttatttaataataatagttactcgataataattattattaaataatttgttttatcataaaaaattatattttttaagaaccaaatatttgtaaatagcgttatatatgtgtattgACGTATGCgcataaaaaatttatgccccattaattttatctaaAACAACTATTTGTAAGTTGTATAAGTATACAGATATTTTATAgtatattgaaaaaatataatttttttttaaacttgaataataatgaatttatatgtCCCAattgatattatattaattttttatatcttatatgcaatttataatgtatttttttttttctcaattCATGCATCTGAGCTCAAAATAAgggcacatatatatatttataatatgcatatattatgTGGATTATTATGCaatcaaaaaataagaaCGATGTTTTTGTAAACTTAagcataaataatattttgttttatttctgcattttttgtatttgctatttacaaattttttattttgttgtatttacatatatatataaaaataataaataaaaataaaattatatgtatcTCAAACAAAACCATTAAGACTCTTCcaaaatgtaatatatatatatattagtataaataaatgaaatgattatataatatatattattttttttataatatattcatttattgaAGTTTATGTTAGTACATATGTTATGCTTTTTGATACaatttaatacatattaatatattgttCCAACATGATaatatgttattatatatatgggtGTATTCGATTGGTTTATTATGCGTAAATACATGTTGTTATTTGTTTGTATGCGttttttgattattttatttcgccagaaataatatttttagttACCAAATACATGCATcgtaaacattttttttttatatttatatgccaTATTGAATGTAAATGATCtatgcttatttttttatttctttagcCTGTTTCCACTATATAATACTATATATGAAAGCGAAGCGATTTATTTAGTggttcattaaatatattgaaacTTATGAGTTacagataaaaataaattgtatGTCAAAATTTTATGTCAAAATTTCATGTCAAAATTTTATGTCAAAATTTTATGTCAAAATTTATGTCAAAATTTATGTCAAAATTTATGTCAAAATTTATGTCAAAATTTATGTCAAAATTTATGTCAAAAATTTATGTCAAAAATTTATGtcaaaaatttataattttttttttcaaagtctcattctatatatttgaatTGTTCTAtgaaaatacatatatgaatatttgtaaattaatatgaaaatacatgtacatacaaacataaatatatccatatttaataatataaatttataatactatttgatataacatatttttattatatattagcaGAATAACCTTTATTGAATATTTGAGTTTATAATTAGGTTAACACTTATATAGTTCACATACTTTTAGTACCATTTATTTCGTCTTTCTATTAAACCATACTCATAATTattcaaatttatttattaataatcatTGGCTTTTTAtatgtgtatgtatatacgtatgtatgtatgtatgcatgtatgcatgtatgtatatattcttAGTATTTCATATTTGGTTAGTAATATACAACCCTTttatacattataaaaatatgaatttttatacatttgtATGCGCAAGACAAAATTTTTGTATTaagcataaaatatagatatgataTTTGTACATTTGCatgtttgcatatttttaatatatttgaacCCTATCTAATCTGTATATGTATAATGtgttctatatatatttgaaatgTGTATTGTATGcgtattattaaataattgtacATGTTTACATCTAATTACATACCATCTTGTGTGTTTCAATCATTAATACCTAGTAAAATCGTTAATTATAGCGTTTTATTATTGTATTGATATGTCTATGTATGTATATCTATCTATTAATTTTCGCTTTATactatattaataaaaagaatTTGCAAAgaattaattattaattttattaacccAATATTtgaacaatataaaaatatattgtctaacaaatatatacaatgtTTATATGCgtttatgtatttttataaatttaaaaaaaaaaaattcaaaaatatatgaatccctgtttctattatttatacgttattatatttataagaaatttaacatttttcttttaatatatatttttttaatttaattattttcgtttagttttttccttttttttaaacaaattttattataccaATGAACATAAAACATAACAACACATATTTAAACAAgttgtattataaaaataatacatcgTGTGATGTTTCATGTAATATAAGTATAAATTatcttatattaataaaaccATAATACCTACATAGCGGCATGTAATATActcttaaaaaataatgacaaaATATAGTTAACAAAAgatatttcaaaaatattttggaaACATTAAATACAATATCTCAAAAGCTATAGTTGAAACccaaacaaaaataattttgcatCTCATGAATTTAGTTTTATAACTaactaaataaaaaaaacactaattataaagaaattgatatatatattatatatacataaaattttcaatggATAGCAATTCAGAgaataatgatttatttcTTACCGACGAAAATACTCACGCCCCCAATATGGTGagtaataatacaaattataataaaaacggtgataaaatgaaaatttttaaaGGTTCTAATAAATTTAGTAGCACTTCATCTTCAGCCACAAATACTAGTAAATACAGCGAACATCTGTTaaacaatattattaaaaatatgaacacaAAAAACGGAAAAAATAAGTTCAATTTTCCTCaggatttaaaaaattatgaccaAATTATTAAAGAGGATAATATAGACTTGGGAAATAACAGTCTTAATACTATACAAAATGTTCCAAATTGTGAAGAAACACATACAAATcgaaattatgaaaaaaaaaagaaaaaaaaaaaaaatttgcatataaatggttcaaaaaatgaacaatatatatataacaataatgGTAATTCTAATAATAGTATCACCACTAATGAACCTAATAATATCAACAATGCTAAGACTTCAAATTGTGCAGATGCAATTAAAAAGGgttataatttattagacgaaaataattttcacCATATGATagattataaaataaatggtgatgaaataaaacttaatgatataaataatcaaTTCACCAAGGAAATTAATAAAGATATTAAATcgattgataaaaataaagaaattaaaGAATCCCAAGTTGGTATTTctaatgatattaaaaaaaataaatcaaattccaatttaaaaaatgttataataacAAATG contains:
- a CDS encoding PHAX domain-containing protein, putative; translation: MSIENTVKEESVKNIEEKNTSINDNTVVADDNGEKKDVNVSQEKLKDPKVCSNNEKSNNNTTNCVTKNDQEVEGKDVVKDESNSQKITINEKDNNTNKIEIEGKIKKEQNKNTMTPNTGNKKDNNTKGNLSTNKNVNNNNNSVKNNNTNNKNTGFYKKNNKEQNKNTLKKKDSENNNKNSLLNEEKKDDIVGNQINEDNTKKNKKINKKKEKNNNTNNEQLKKDMDATKGSVKNNITKVTDNNDVNINSNENETITTAISIESNGIEGKNIGKKSLKKYNNKAQSSKNPSTSDLNVWTQQASGGKKKKGLNMNEKTKDKKINFQKNKDINFNNNTNHKIYNMKNGNLNKDNFNYAPSSILANNFNANNQMINSYYMDIMNNAMENKFVQMPNGEDNKCNYDKNKHAYLNYMYNPLDVYNLNKCYYFQYPDATFNNMNNPGYYGNDSQRNILMENMMKLQGVYNMNGMHYNNYINNMNQASNYNGNNNNGHNVLGKNNKNAYKQNSLNYRLNKHISYDSGKKMHKDNSDLPQNKKEKSNNDICIDQGNIEKEQNSVTLNKEKEQNDLNKNASIKIKKKYTKNNASMKSSYHTNNPDYRNNNGTEMQLNNLNGLWNMKMNRNDLNYMLPYQNIVYPNNPYHDITNMGTNFYNKYNTHQIPKTKNENKNENKNKNIAANRNIGEKYIMNKQNNATVNEKDKNVQQDTSTEKGKTQNLEVNKEIHKFIDYCVKNYGNKYLMNVLNEFSSNNMNDNTEELSNIFKININSENLNAIASIEKDEKENFSFLSNDNNMDKNVEKNIEEIFDESNKNIIEDYDKFNKLLNENKNDKSKEETQNNSNVEDTKQNKEISKKMDTEEDTENIGNETKVDTSCGNNMFGENNKMNITIPPGLGLPDINRALLHGAYLDNITVVRKCLEKVADINYYDKIGRRALHYACAGGYYDICELLIKNGAKVNVSDYKNWTPLHIAVTKMHKDITELLLKNNANIHALLPHSLSPNRGKTTASMCIHFAAIKGNKDITKLLLKYGAKINDTDLSNRTALHYAAYRNNSDYLKFLIYDEKADINIFDVHNRLPIHSACLGGVLENVKILAKNKSFIQKKDIYNMSPLDIARIKKFKDIKKFLTKYVNENFSPNDPNGLLNETMSLIKSDNVDEKKEYIEINEPENNKNEQNASIESTKNENVDKKDIEEGTKNVHSDAINSLEIVDENKMDPKELYNDNKMIKDILTTTISTILKERNKDQIKRVVDALGVYISLSLLEKTILIQNYGGIELANKQGKRTTGGIFFYLIKYMYKNDIISKFKYDYIVEEEKEKKKTYRKLKKKILQEEENVKENRKTNVNISEHNNLQVKSNQKEYNKNISTNMKKKQNNKNNFSQNGKKKGILKNNSNQGQENTNKNSSKLRELAEKNDKNAEENKNSIQTHNDNNKLAPKLRTTLITTTISNNNTNDSNNGKFNLSNYNYTLKQNKGPKTTLHNNNKSKLNESVENNEKNESEVANNKNLCVLNDTPINGNEDKKKKKNSKNKNNNKKNKMNQQVMNLNNNDIAKGHMEPHYGHFVQNSYYNFRDFHGMQNASKKFYHINNTGNKNYNFNHNNNFINSKNIKKTNNFNKDVMHYQNNLISYLSNLQNAVYDYMGNEKYNYNNYLNNRNMHLMNNPYKLYGNNNPKIMLNEMDYHYYNGYP